The Shewanella japonica genome has a window encoding:
- a CDS encoding flagellar basal body-associated FliL family protein: MAIGSKKIGKLSGLTMVFLAWSAGIFWVGWKSPELFGEPFTAFEPAPKVAQFYPLEKFIFSVPGKDTSHYLLLEMALKSRSDDAANIIRDADPLIKNALMKMFSQKEYEELHASHQLELLQTEAQVLLATVLTENNFSIELDDVLFTRMVIQ, translated from the coding sequence ATGGCTATAGGTAGCAAAAAAATCGGGAAATTAAGCGGATTAACTATGGTATTTCTTGCCTGGTCTGCAGGGATATTCTGGGTAGGTTGGAAGTCACCAGAGTTGTTCGGCGAGCCTTTCACCGCCTTTGAACCCGCGCCTAAGGTGGCGCAATTTTACCCGCTCGAAAAATTCATATTCTCGGTGCCGGGTAAAGACACCTCGCACTATTTGTTATTAGAGATGGCATTAAAAAGCCGATCTGATGATGCTGCCAACATCATTCGAGATGCTGATCCACTGATCAAAAATGCATTGATGAAAATGTTTTCCCAAAAAGAATATGAAGAACTTCATGCCAGCCACCAACTGGAATTACTGCAAACCGAAGCGCAAGTGTTATTGGCAACGGTGCTAACTGAAAACAATTTTTCCATTGAATTAGACGACGTTTTATTTACCAGAATGGTTATTCAATAA
- the fliD gene encoding flagellar filament capping protein FliD — protein MISGMSAASFAEQLVAAERMSKDALFKNNLDNSKAQIDAYKILERTLNKMTSNLENLNGDAFEGKTSEISDDSATITVDSDAPAGVYDLYVKQLAQAHQITKSFTSEDEILPTTGVVSIDVGGNSIDIDMAELNASGNATVSDLRDAINKHPDNPGVTASLVRTGGQVELMLTSDETGKDCTVTMEMNGTDWGTQERIKAQDAEFTLNGIDITSSSNYLDNVIDGVNIELKKAHNVGESATITIGNDTEGTEKAVNDFVDSFNELMTQLNQLTRSMGSSVLDDINGDKDKDDDDEDDDDDENSSVGEDQIGILKGDSSLRMLQNSVRNAIFDEAPNGMRLSDIGIEMGRDGKLSVDDEKLSQTISSDSEAIKEMFTADGGYIDRINSIIDPFTKNNGYIDLKQKNLDSQVEQIEDNMSRHDNHMSQRYQILLTQFTAMENTINKLNTASGLF, from the coding sequence ATGATTTCAGGTATGAGTGCCGCCTCATTTGCCGAGCAATTAGTTGCTGCAGAACGAATGAGTAAAGATGCTTTATTTAAAAACAACTTAGATAACAGCAAAGCACAAATTGATGCTTATAAAATTTTAGAACGCACCTTAAACAAGATGACCAGTAATCTGGAAAACTTAAACGGTGATGCCTTCGAAGGTAAAACGTCTGAAATTAGCGATGACAGTGCCACCATCACAGTAGACAGTGATGCACCTGCTGGCGTTTACGATTTATATGTTAAGCAACTGGCTCAAGCGCATCAAATCACTAAATCCTTCACAAGTGAAGATGAAATTCTACCAACCACTGGTGTGGTCAGCATCGATGTCGGTGGCAATAGCATCGACATTGATATGGCCGAGCTTAACGCTTCAGGTAACGCAACGGTAAGTGACTTACGTGATGCAATCAACAAGCATCCTGACAACCCTGGTGTCACAGCTTCTTTAGTCAGAACAGGTGGTCAAGTTGAATTGATGCTGACATCGGATGAAACCGGAAAAGACTGCACAGTCACCATGGAGATGAATGGCACAGACTGGGGCACTCAAGAAAGAATTAAAGCCCAAGATGCCGAGTTTACCCTTAATGGCATTGATATCACCAGTAGCAGCAATTACCTCGATAACGTCATTGATGGCGTCAATATCGAGCTGAAAAAAGCCCATAACGTCGGTGAAAGCGCCACGATTACCATTGGTAACGATACCGAAGGCACCGAAAAAGCCGTTAATGATTTTGTTGATTCTTTCAATGAATTAATGACGCAACTAAACCAACTCACCCGCTCAATGGGGAGCTCGGTTTTAGATGATATTAATGGCGACAAAGACAAAGATGATGACGATGAAGACGATGATGATGATGAAAACTCATCAGTCGGCGAAGATCAGATCGGTATTTTAAAAGGCGATTCAAGCCTGCGTATGCTGCAGAACAGTGTTCGTAATGCCATTTTCGATGAAGCCCCCAATGGCATGCGCCTCTCTGATATCGGCATCGAAATGGGTCGTGATGGCAAGCTGTCTGTCGACGATGAAAAGCTCTCTCAAACCATTAGCAGTGACTCAGAGGCGATCAAGGAAATGTTTACCGCTGACGGTGGTTACATTGATCGTATCAATTCAATCATCGACCCATTCACTAAAAACAATGGCTACATCGATTTAAAGCAGAAAAACCTTGATTCTCAAGTGGAACAAATCGAAGACAACATGTCTCGTCATGACAACCACATGAGTCAACGCTACCAAATTTTACTCACTCAGTTTACTGCAATGGAAAACACCATTAACAAGTTAAATACGGCTAGTGGCCTATTTTAA
- the fliS gene encoding flagellar export chaperone FliS, with protein sequence MLNEYDPFNAYKQTALDARVASANPHEMVRMLLDGLLEEIERTSGYMERQSYEDKGKSVNKCLNIVHGLDSMLDLENGGEVAITLNRLYDYCSRQLVTASVENSVTELTPVIKVITDVRAGWANLN encoded by the coding sequence ATGTTGAACGAATACGATCCTTTTAATGCTTACAAGCAAACCGCACTAGACGCCAGAGTCGCCTCAGCTAATCCCCATGAAATGGTGCGTATGTTGTTGGACGGTTTACTGGAAGAAATTGAGCGTACCAGTGGATACATGGAGCGACAAAGCTATGAAGATAAAGGGAAAAGTGTCAATAAGTGTCTCAACATTGTTCATGGTTTGGATTCGATGTTGGATTTAGAGAATGGTGGTGAAGTCGCCATCACACTAAACCGCCTCTACGACTACTGCAGTCGTCAATTAGTGACCGCTAGTGTTGAAAACAGCGTCACTGAGCTTACCCCCGTCATTAAGGTAATTACAGATGTCAGAGCCGGCTGGGCCAACCTCAACTAA
- a CDS encoding flagellar hook-length control protein FliK: protein MITNVSNLSAMASHSSSQPFSISSETQSDFEHESQGDMGFVMPLPSSLVSPDKNVVTLPQENVTVQNSAISHIPAHFISEIKQTPYLAGALSALTNEFDSKNPVALSLASEQVKSVLSELSLMQNSANSPSSISPELRDFLALLNQQVSQSSAPSQAQVNQLASGLPNGQQPTSVTTSLAPQSMQPAMEMHLNMAPAAAITPPVTDGVSTELDNINQVINQLSQTAAKTQATSQWGPVSVSQSAPMLQQSNELLSPLRDQLRFQIDQQIKSAELRLDPPELGKVELNIRLDGDRLHIQMHAANNSVRDALQMGLERLRHDLEMEHGGQIDFEMSDTSSEQQHTSRDAIAQQFISEEANQQHEQQDVSSLTQSDSLKPEQVDLLA, encoded by the coding sequence ATGATAACTAATGTGTCCAATTTATCTGCGATGGCGAGTCATTCGTCATCGCAACCTTTTAGCATTTCAAGTGAGACACAATCAGATTTTGAGCATGAATCTCAAGGCGATATGGGATTTGTTATGCCCTTGCCATCATCCCTTGTCTCACCAGATAAAAACGTCGTCACATTGCCTCAAGAAAATGTGACTGTACAAAATAGTGCGATAAGCCACATCCCTGCCCACTTTATCAGTGAGATAAAGCAAACCCCCTATCTTGCAGGGGCGTTATCGGCATTAACAAATGAATTTGATAGTAAAAATCCAGTGGCATTATCTCTGGCTTCAGAGCAAGTAAAGTCAGTCTTAAGCGAACTTTCGTTAATGCAAAATAGCGCGAATTCTCCATCATCAATTAGCCCTGAATTACGTGACTTTTTAGCTTTACTAAACCAGCAAGTTAGCCAGTCGTCAGCGCCATCACAAGCCCAGGTTAATCAATTAGCCTCTGGCTTGCCCAATGGTCAACAGCCGACATCGGTAACAACCTCCTTGGCACCACAAAGCATGCAGCCTGCGATGGAAATGCACCTCAATATGGCTCCAGCAGCGGCAATAACACCGCCAGTGACTGACGGGGTAAGCACAGAGTTAGATAATATTAACCAAGTCATTAACCAACTCAGTCAAACCGCAGCTAAAACACAAGCAACGAGCCAGTGGGGCCCTGTTTCAGTGTCTCAATCTGCGCCCATGTTACAGCAGTCAAACGAGCTGCTATCTCCGCTTCGAGATCAGCTCAGGTTTCAAATTGATCAGCAAATTAAATCTGCTGAATTGCGTTTAGACCCACCTGAACTTGGCAAAGTAGAGCTCAATATTCGCCTTGATGGTGATCGGCTACATATTCAAATGCACGCAGCCAACAATAGCGTACGTGATGCCCTACAAATGGGGTTAGAGAGACTGCGTCATGATTTAGAAATGGAACATGGTGGTCAAATTGATTTTGAAATGTCGGACACCTCATCAGAGCAGCAACACACATCGCGTGACGCAATAGCGCAGCAATTCATTTCAGAAGAAGCGAATCAACAACATGAGCAACAAGACGTTAGCTCACTCACTCAATCAGACTCATTAAAGCCTGAACAAGTTGATTTACTCGCTTAA
- the fliB gene encoding flagellin lysine-N-methylase: protein MKQSIVKPNFVKNFNCIGASCEDSCCFGWNIQINKANYKKVIKHPELKDLAVVALKKVKKSEHHWAQAILDKQGGCQFLDENSLCQIHAKAGEQYLSTTCQTYPRLSRGCDGNRYESLTLSCPEAVRMVLFKDDAFIFETTTYQSKQLTKATPLWARITYDCSLQLLLKPGMPLELSLLAIGVLMNTAESAMKHQAPSENIENMYHQLDALSDSGALKQHFDGFDSDNKQHKLHAFSSIHLWLNTNSVRRGRERFEQINLAIKSLADEEKRFCFDKIDGIWQQQVLPLLAQYPTLFQRYGFYYLYQMNFPVIDKLSPSEAYRLMMADFFMLRIYLTAMVNYRGELTEADLVMCFQVYHTQRQHKQNFSRYIINLLNECGFVDVPSIVSLLAAQK from the coding sequence GTGAAACAATCCATAGTTAAACCCAATTTTGTCAAAAACTTTAATTGCATTGGAGCGAGTTGCGAAGACAGCTGCTGCTTTGGTTGGAATATTCAGATAAACAAAGCAAATTACAAAAAAGTGATTAAACATCCAGAGTTAAAAGACTTAGCTGTTGTGGCGCTGAAGAAAGTCAAAAAAAGTGAGCATCATTGGGCGCAAGCAATTTTAGATAAACAAGGCGGGTGCCAATTTCTTGATGAAAATAGCTTATGCCAAATACATGCAAAAGCGGGTGAGCAGTACTTGAGTACAACCTGCCAAACATATCCTAGATTGAGTCGAGGTTGCGATGGTAACCGTTATGAAAGTCTTACTTTATCTTGTCCTGAAGCTGTACGTATGGTGCTGTTTAAGGATGATGCGTTTATATTTGAAACAACAACATACCAAAGTAAGCAGTTGACTAAAGCGACCCCGTTGTGGGCTCGTATTACGTACGACTGCAGCCTACAATTGTTGCTCAAACCTGGAATGCCACTTGAGTTAAGTTTACTTGCTATCGGCGTTCTGATGAATACGGCTGAATCAGCAATGAAGCATCAAGCTCCAAGTGAAAATATTGAAAATATGTACCATCAATTGGATGCTTTGTCGGACTCTGGCGCTCTTAAACAGCATTTCGATGGCTTTGATAGTGATAATAAGCAGCATAAATTACATGCGTTTAGTTCCATTCATCTATGGCTGAATACCAATAGCGTAAGGCGTGGTCGAGAGCGGTTCGAACAAATCAACCTTGCTATTAAAAGCTTAGCTGATGAAGAAAAGCGGTTCTGTTTTGATAAAATTGATGGTATTTGGCAGCAACAAGTTTTACCTCTTTTGGCACAGTATCCGACATTATTTCAACGCTATGGTTTTTATTATCTTTATCAAATGAACTTTCCGGTTATTGATAAGCTTTCGCCTTCTGAAGCGTATCGATTGATGATGGCTGACTTTTTTATGCTTAGAATTTACTTAACTGCGATGGTGAATTATCGAGGTGAACTTACAGAAGCTGATTTAGTGATGTGTTTTCAGGTGTACCATACTCAACGCCAGCATAAGCAAAATTTTAGTCGGTACATTATTAACTTATTGAATGAGTGTGGTTTTGTAGATGTTCCCTCTATAGTTTCATTATTAGCTGCTCAGAAATAA
- a CDS encoding RNA polymerase sigma factor FliA: MQSGQLAYQEAFEEKHVHRLSEAQVMQQYLPLVKKSVSHLRTHCGAALAIEDMEQIGMMALLESARRYPGEYDNGFISFAGQRIRGAILDELRRQDWRPRPVRQQAHELNDTVRKLIRELGREPTDVEVAKSLGLNKEQYRDRLFATQSESMKSLDELLTEGVNFKDKSCFIEQITNKDTLFKAISKLNKREQVILSLYYQHELNLKEIAATLGLTETRICQLHKQAIANLQQIYQQWER, translated from the coding sequence ATGCAATCCGGTCAACTCGCTTATCAAGAAGCTTTTGAAGAGAAGCATGTCCACCGCTTATCTGAAGCGCAGGTTATGCAGCAATACTTGCCGTTAGTTAAGAAGTCAGTTTCTCACCTTAGAACCCATTGCGGTGCAGCTTTGGCCATAGAGGACATGGAACAAATAGGCATGATGGCTTTACTTGAGTCAGCAAGACGTTATCCGGGTGAATATGACAATGGGTTTATTTCTTTTGCTGGGCAACGGATCCGCGGCGCTATTTTAGATGAATTGCGCCGCCAAGACTGGCGCCCTCGTCCAGTAAGACAACAAGCACATGAACTCAATGACACGGTCAGAAAGCTCATCAGAGAACTTGGCCGTGAACCAACTGATGTCGAAGTGGCTAAGTCCTTAGGGCTCAATAAAGAACAGTACCGTGATCGCTTATTTGCGACTCAATCAGAGTCAATGAAGAGTCTTGATGAGTTATTAACCGAAGGGGTTAACTTTAAGGATAAGAGTTGCTTTATTGAGCAAATAACCAATAAAGACACATTATTTAAAGCAATTTCGAAATTAAACAAAAGAGAGCAAGTAATCCTGTCGCTTTACTATCAACATGAACTTAATTTAAAAGAAATCGCTGCGACTCTTGGTTTAACTGAAACACGAATATGCCAACTACATAAACAGGCTATTGCGAATCTTCAGCAAATATATCAACAGTGGGAGCGATAA
- the flgL gene encoding flagellar hook-associated protein FlgL produces the protein MRVSMMNMYSQNLQSMQNLTSDVARVNQQMATGKSILRPSDDPIGMAKVITTQRDLASTSQYLQNTESLSTSLDRSETYLSSMTNLQMRMREITIGANNGALSPEDRAAYAAELSELLESFVDVVNAKDDGGNYLFSGNETGTAPIGIDADGNYFYQGDDGHREVQISGSAWMKGNVTAQEFLFSSGGTDILNQTKQFIDVLNDPDLSPGDDDFRQAAEDMLATLDDSLASISGAITDIGGKQNALSLMQTTHTERILFSEEVIGETEGLDYAQATAEFNLKLTTLQVTQQSFVQVSQLSLFNHM, from the coding sequence ATGCGCGTTAGCATGATGAATATGTACAGCCAAAACCTACAAAGCATGCAAAACCTCACCAGTGATGTGGCTAGAGTGAATCAACAAATGGCCACAGGTAAGTCCATTTTGCGTCCTTCAGATGATCCTATTGGCATGGCTAAGGTCATCACAACCCAGCGAGATTTAGCTTCTACATCGCAATACTTACAAAACACTGAATCACTTAGTACCAGTTTAGATCGCTCTGAAACCTACCTTTCAAGCATGACTAACCTGCAAATGCGGATGCGCGAAATCACCATCGGTGCCAATAACGGTGCGCTATCTCCTGAAGATAGAGCCGCTTACGCTGCCGAGCTAAGTGAATTATTAGAGTCATTTGTGGATGTGGTTAATGCAAAAGATGACGGCGGAAACTACCTGTTTTCAGGTAACGAGACAGGGACAGCTCCTATCGGTATTGATGCTGATGGTAACTATTTTTATCAAGGCGATGATGGCCACCGAGAAGTACAGATATCCGGCTCAGCTTGGATGAAGGGTAACGTGACTGCTCAAGAATTTTTATTCTCATCAGGCGGCACTGATATCCTGAATCAAACCAAGCAATTCATCGACGTACTGAATGACCCAGATTTAAGTCCTGGCGATGATGATTTTAGGCAAGCAGCTGAAGATATGTTAGCGACATTAGATGACTCTTTAGCAAGCATTAGCGGCGCTATTACTGATATTGGTGGTAAACAAAATGCCCTTAGTTTGATGCAAACAACTCACACAGAGCGCATTTTATTCAGCGAAGAAGTCATCGGTGAAACCGAAGGCTTAGATTACGCTCAAGCCACAGCTGAGTTTAATTTGAAGTTGACCACATTACAGGTGACGCAACAGTCTTTTGTGCAGGTAAGTCAGTTATCATTGTTCAACCACATGTAA
- a CDS encoding flagellin produces MLSVHTNHASNIAQNSVTKSNDLMTNAMERLSTGLRINSSADDAAGLQIATRLNANVTGMEQASRNVNDASSMLQTADGALEELSTIAMRQKELATQAANGVNSATDLKALNDEFQELTKEITRIVDNTEYSGNKLFDSLTAGVTFQIGAGAAETLDVKVDKANLAGVTEDISAAGGATKAITEVDKFIDAVGVEHSTLGANINRLGHTDSNLTNVTENTKAAAGRIMDADFAVESANMTKNQLLVQAGTTVLSNANQNTGLVMGLLR; encoded by the coding sequence ATGTTATCTGTTCATACTAATCATGCTTCAAACATCGCTCAAAACTCAGTGACTAAAAGTAACGATCTAATGACTAACGCTATGGAGCGTTTATCAACAGGTCTTCGTATCAACAGCTCTGCTGATGATGCTGCAGGTCTACAAATTGCAACTCGCTTAAATGCAAACGTAACAGGTATGGAGCAAGCTAGCCGTAACGTGAATGATGCAAGCTCTATGCTACAAACTGCTGATGGTGCGCTTGAAGAACTTTCTACAATTGCAATGCGTCAAAAAGAGCTTGCTACGCAAGCAGCTAACGGCGTGAACTCTGCAACAGATCTAAAAGCATTGAACGACGAATTCCAAGAGCTTACTAAAGAAATAACTCGAATTGTTGATAATACAGAGTACTCTGGCAATAAACTATTTGACTCACTGACTGCTGGTGTTACTTTCCAAATTGGTGCTGGTGCAGCTGAAACCTTAGATGTAAAAGTAGATAAAGCTAATCTAGCAGGTGTGACTGAGGATATCTCTGCCGCAGGTGGAGCAACTAAAGCAATCACTGAAGTTGATAAGTTTATCGATGCAGTAGGTGTAGAGCACTCAACATTAGGTGCTAACATTAATCGTTTAGGTCACACGGATTCAAACCTAACTAACGTTACTGAAAACACTAAAGCTGCAGCAGGCCGAATCATGGATGCAGATTTCGCAGTTGAATCAGCTAACATGACTAAAAACCAGTTATTAGTTCAAGCAGGTACTACTGTACTTTCGAACGCTAACCAAAACACTGGGTTAGTTATGGGTCTATTACGCTAA